ACTCGCTGTATACAATTATTAAGGCAGCTGGCAAACCAGCTAATACAGCTTGAGAACAGATCACTGCTAGAGATCCTTGCAGAAGGATCGTGTGGTCTCCTGAATGGAAGGCCTTGGCCAGGTCCATGAAGGTGGCTATGAAGACCACCTTCATActaataaacataaaatgttAAACACTTGAAGAAAGgatgagaaatgaaaatgaagacaagaacaggaacaaaaactgaacagcTCAAACAAAACTCCTGTGAGTGATtatgtttgactgcagctggtGACTCCTGTGAGGTAATTTAATTAAGTCTCATGTGATACTTTAGACAACCGTTACAGAATAAaggtctgaggagctcagcatagatctgaaaaagcaaatcattgacttTAACAaaggaatttgcaaaaaaaaaaaaagccacttggagccatttcaaagcagctacagGTCCCAGAATTACCGTTTGTTcgtatagtagtagtagtacatGCAGGGTACAGCTGAATCACTGCCACCATCATCACTCTGCTCATCTGTTCCACAGAGCCTCTCAGGATCATGCTTATTGGAAAGAGTGGAGCAGGAAAGAGCTCCAGTGGGAACACCATCCTCAATAAGAAGGTGTTTAAAtcagacatgaagctgaagAGAGTCACCATCCACTGTGAGAAGGAGGATGGGATGGTGGACGACATGCCGGTCTCTGTCATCGACACGCCGGGGCTTTTTGAGAAAGAACGCAACAAGGATGAAATAGTTCGAGAGATTCTCCAGCGTGTGAAGCTCCAGGAACCAGGACCTCACATCTTTGTGTTCGTGATCAATTTAGGAAGAATGACCCAGGAGGACCAGGACACCAACACCCTGATCGAAGCAATGTTTGGCCCCAGAGTTTGGGACTACACCATCGTGCTGTTCACCCATGGGGACAGGCTGGAGAACAAGTCTATAAACGATGTCATTACAGAGAGCGACGACAACCTCCGCAGCTTCATACGCAAGTGCAGTGGAGGCTTCCATGtcttcaacaacaaaaaacccgAGGACCCGTCGCAGGTGACCACCTTGCTGCAGAAGATCCAGACCCTGATGGCCTTGAACGGAGGAAGTTACTACAAGACAAAGTTGTACCCCGAAAAGGAGAGGAGGATCAGAGAGAAACAGGAGAGCATCCTGGCAGAGAGAAACCATGACATCAGCAACAAGGAGAAAGATCTGAAGGAGCATTTCAAGGGGGAAGAGCTGGAGGTGAAGATAAAGGAGATGtggagaaaagaggaggagagctcaagaaaagctgcagagaaGAGCAGCCAGAGCTCCTACTTCATGAAGGTTCTGatcatgttgttgttatttatggGTCTGCTGGTTGGTTGGGTTCTTCAGCTGCCAGCCTGGTCCCTGTTAGTTGTAGGAGTGGTTCTGATTTGGATGCTCTTCAAGATCTATCCAACTATTCCAGGAAAAATATGGCAGCTCCCGAAGAAAACCGAATAGGTGTTCTTTGTGACAACTAGGGATAGATGGATTTTTGGCCTGGCTGATTATTGTGATTTTTCAGGTTACTGATGTGGATATTTTTATGAAGTGATTGCTGATAAATGAAATGATCTACtccaggtctgatgcagcctcatctctctgtctgtttcacTCTGTGCTCTCAGAAATGTctacagcagagacacaaaaactcaACAAGAAACTCAAGCCATTataaaccaggaaattagctcctctcacagtggctaatgctaCGCTGACGGCTAGCAGCTGAGTTGGAAGACTACAGATTACCCCGAAACAGAGTCtagaaaacaataataaagcctgaagatctggaccttagtgATCAAAAAAGTGATGAAAATGGAGAAGCACAGCAGGAGACAATCAATCAATGATCAATGATCGATGAAGAGTGtcctgattttattttacatattcagctACAGTCACtcttattaattaaaaaaatacaaggtATGAATGACAGGTTTACATTAAATGCTTTTGCTTCCGGTTCTTGGTCATCAGCCTTTCTCGATCACCAATAATCGGTATCGGCCCTGGAAACCCATATCGGTCGATCCCGAGGAGCATTGTTAGTCATTCATTCTTCATCAGTCAATTCTGTGATGTAAGAAACagaatctgttttatttcagagaaattgctcagaaaacatatttttagaaGCAGCCGATGGTCAGCTTATATTAAATTTAACTCCAGATTAATCCACCATCAGACAACTGTAAAAATGCTGCTACCTGGTTAAAGAAGGCTTAatcttgtttttaatgaattaattcaGAAATAATTTGGTGTATTGTGTAGCATGTGTTTCACAGGAATATCTAACAATGTGTCTGACTAAAATGTTGTTCAGGTTTCATTTTACTACTAATAAAGTCCTCTTTGCTGCTCagctggttgtgtgtctgtacctTTAAttaatacctgcagcatcacacagcagcacaaaccaACTAAACTTCTCTAAACTGACagcgctgtgtgtgtttatacacCAGAAACAGCAGAAGTAACTCAGAATCTAGGAGCAGATGAAGGTTCTGTGTTCTTCTACACATCTGGCAGCACAGAGTTCAGGTTTATCAGCTGGAATTGTTTATattaaagctttttaaaaataattctgccactttaaagtgttttaattGTGTTATGGTGCTGGAGATACAGAGATGAACTTTATAGCAGCTCTAACAAACCAGGTTCTCCTTTCATCAGGAGCTGCAGGAGCTTCTGTCTGCTGAGCCAAAATATCAAACACATCCCTGATCCATGAAAGCATCTCTCACACACTGAAGTCCAGACATttccacatgtgtgtgtgtatgtactgCATGTGTTTACTGTGCATCATGtcatttaaaagcagcagaCTGCTCGAATTTCTTATTTGCAGTTTTACTTAACTCGACCTGACCGGTtgcagaaacatcacagaatACGCCAGTAGAACTCTGCTGCACCGCTGACCTGCTGGAAAACAGCTTTTAATCCGTAAGGAGACACCTGGTCAGATCAGACACTGAATCGACCCAACTGTAGACTCAGAGGTTTTACAAAACTAGAAGTGAGTTTTATGAACGAGTACTGCTGAGTCCCTGTGAGTCTAAGAGATGtgaggagaaagaaaatgaaatgataaaaagagttatttatttgtaattaaaggaaaaatgaagACAGCTTAATGTGAGTTTCTTCTCCAAAGTGAGGACACCGATCTCTATCAGGACCTGGGCTGCTTCTCCAGGTGTGTTACCTGTAGAAAGGaaggagaaaaacacacacacacacacacacacacacacacacacacacacacacacacacacacacacacacacacacacacacacacacacacacacacacacacacacacacacacacggacagcCATTTGTGACGTTCTACCAAACACAGACCTCCATGATGTTTTAGgaaatacaacaacaaacaaacacaaaacaaaacaaaacaacaaaacacatttggaaacaaacacaacaaaacagaaaatgtacaacgttttacaaaaacacagaaacaaaacaggaaacacgACATTGTAGAAACCAGAAGAAGAGGAAATGAGGGCAGCATGTAAACCAGAGGTGGTCAGAATCTAACCCTCACCCTCTCTGTCCATTAAAGAGTGTTTAAATTCAGGAATAAATATTTACTGATGACACCAGACTCATCTCATGTCCTGTTAGCTTCATCTGgacaagaggaaaaaacagagaatcACAGTAAGCTGCATTTATCTTGACCATATATCTATTTAAtctaaatgtatattttaaaggTGATCCATCCAGTAGAGGTTGAGATATTTAATTCTTGTCTGATCAGTCCTGATCTGTGCTGTCTCCAGTCCTAAACTGTTTCAGACATCCACTCCAGATGTTGGTTCAGAGTTGATTAAAGGAATTTTTATTAGCAGCTCAGTGGATTCAGCACttataataaaaacagaactatGGATGTATGAAGAGTCCCTTACAGTCAGCTGTTAATGAAGCTGCTAAATCAGGTTTCAGTGATTCACTTTGCATCAGCAGTAAGTCTCTGTTCTGGGTTTCAGAGGATTTCCTCTGAATTTCAGGCAGCGAGGACTAAAACCGTCTGGATCCAGCCTCAGCTTCTCCTACATCTTCACAGACCAACTCCATTCCTGCAGCAGATTTTATGCTCTCCACTGCcgcagagagaaaataaaagttcaTCTGGAtgaagaaagagggagaagaagGAAGACAAACATTTCTCAGTTGTTCCTGAACCTCTCCCTTGTTAGCTCATGGTGATAAGCAGGTACTTCTCCTTCAGCTCCATCCACAAACACGTATTCACGACTTCTTTCTATGAACCCACTTCAGACACAGACATGGTGTTAGTGTACAAATACTGCAGAAAGACAGACCCTGCTGTACAGAAAATACACGCCTTATTTACACGTATTACTGGATACGAGGTGTGATGCAGCTTCACAGTAGTGTAATATAAATAATGATTGATAGTGTAGTACCACAGTGTTAACAGTCAGATCTATATGTGTCTGAATGTTTCTGTAGATCTTGAttgaaactgttttttaaaactatttagaAGCAGTTCCACCTCAATAAGGAGCACCAGTGTTAGTGAGTGTACCTTTCTAAGTGTTTCTGTGAACCCTGCAGAGATCATCCTGTCTGTCCAACAGTTCACTGTTCTCTGGGTGAAGAAAAGACAGTTCAGTGTCACTTTGGACAGGAGTATAGTGGCATGAAATACATTTAACCAAGGTAAGAAAGCAATCTGTCCAGGTTATGGGATATATCAGTGTTATATCTGCTAATCAGGAGGAAGTGAGATCAGAGACTAAACCACAGGAGTCATAGAGCTGATTTACCTCAGTgtgttcagcttttatttaatgCTATAGTATAGCACCTCTTTCCAACCTTTCAGATCATCCTGTTTCACATCAGACCATAAAGGCCATTACAGGTGATTCGTTATTATTTTACCTGATCATTACAGTTTACAGATGCTAGTCTGAGCCACCAGTGATGGTGTTGTAGTAATATCTGGCTGAATCTTATAGTTTGAGTGAAATCATCCTATAAAACCATAAATTATGTAAATTGTGCACTTTAGTGATCATCTGTTGTGGTAACTGTCTTTTGAAATGCTCTCAATGTGCAGCCCtagactgtaaaataaatagtctTTATTATAATAAATCATCCTAATTATAATAAATAGTCTTTGTTTTACAGTCTATGAGTGCAGCCTCTGGATCTGCAGACACTATtacatttaattaataaatatatattaatatgaatataattattaatatatatttagTAAACTATTGGACAGAACTGCGCCTCCTTGGAGGACTAATAATCAGTGAACCAGAATAAAACCAGAATGCTGCTCTGAGCTCCTTTAATAAACTGTTACTGAGGTTTGTCTTTATCGGACAGTCACAGCCACAGTTTGACATTATAGAGTCCTAACCTgactggatgaatggatggatggatgagtgatCTGGAGCTGTGGTTAGGAGGAGGGGGAgtgttttagtttagttttatagAGTCTTGTGGTTTTATCCTGGATGACTGAGTGATCTGGAGCTGTGgttaggaggaggaggaggagtgtcTTCATGTCTTCactttagtttcactttcaTATCCGGAGAAGCGGAGGTAAGTCAGAGACTCGTAGAGCTGTCTGTAGTGATTCTGTGATAAATGAAGTAATAATTTCAGGAGACGACTAGACATGAATGAGATAAACTGAATTAGTGCGCAGGTAAACACgcagagctgctgtttgaagCACTGAGAGGAAATGAAGGCAGTTTAAGTCAGAGTTAAAAACGTGGACGCTGTAATAATACGaggagtacacacacacacacacacacatatatatgtatatatgtgtgtgtgtgtgtgtgtgtggtctaaCGGTTCAGTGCGTGTTTCGATGTGAGTCACGCATGCGCAGTATGGACCACTGTTAGCTCATTGAATGAGCAGGTTTACACTCAGTGAGATAAAACAGGCAGGATTCAGAATCACTGATCATATCTCTGTATTTTATCTGTTATTGCTCTTatacagtgttttattttggaacTTTTTCTACTTCCTGCTTTGAGTGGTCTTTGTAATTCATGAATCTTCAGGCGCTCAACAGCAGAAATCATTCCAGTTGTATTGTAGATATTTAATTTGTCCTTTGAAggtttattctgtatttgtGTTGCGTGTTTGACGATAACAGACTACTACATATATCATAGTTCCACTGTGCTGTTTATAAATGCTGGTATTTACTGTGAAGCTCTGACAGTCAGTGTATTCATGCTGTTGTTCTGAACATGCACATTTTGCACTTATTTTAGCTTATTTGTCTTTTGACTAATTTGATGCTGATTTGAATATTTGAGTGAGAattgaagcagaatgtagccGAACCATGAGATCACTAATCACCTGTATCGTGTTTTAATCAGTTAATCCGTCATAATTAATGCTAGTGCAGCCTGCAAACAAAGTGATTTATGtgtttattaatatttaataaagCAGTGCAATTCATAAAAGCTGCTGTGTTATAATATCTGTGTTCCTGAACATATGAGCTCTAAATAAACACCCTGACCTGTGGATTACACGTGAATCCTGAAAATAACAGCAGGGAAGTTAAAGGGTTAGAAATAATAAACTACATGTTCTCCTGATCCAGTCCTCTGTCTGTGAAGTCTGAAGCAAACGCTGCTACAGATCCGGTTTGTCGatgaacagaaaacatttagagacCTCTCAGTACAGGAatgtttaattcagttttatttgaatgTCTCAGGATGCTTTCCTGAATGTCCTCTGGCTCTTTTGTTTCAGAGGTTGTTCCAGAAGGTTTGTCCTGGTGAGAAGGACTGTGTGTTTAGTTTAGAGAGAAGACATGAAGAGGAGAAGAACTTGGGCCAGACCCCTacgtggtgatgatgatgatgatgaagaggaggaagaagaaagtacTTCTGACAGAAGAGATAGTTTAAGGAAACGAACGAAAGTCAATTACTGCACTGCTGTTGATggagaggatgaggaagagagGGAAGACGAATataaggaggaggaagatgaggatgaggatgaggaggaagatgaacACAGCCAGAAGACACTAGAAAACagtgagtttttagagtcataAACTGAACATGCAACATGTTTTTGAATATCTTTCTCTTTACAGCATGTCCCAAACTGAACATTTACAGCAGAATCAATGCAGAGACgtgaaaaacatcaaactgaaaACCATTTTTAATAGAAAACTGATGGATTTCACTGATTTCTGTCTGCTTATTTTAAACCTAGACCCTTTACTTGTAACCTGTGGAACCAAAAAGGGAATGatggatgcagaaaaactgcacAGAGGTAAGCAGTTAAAGCTCACAGCAAACATCTGATCATCTTTAAAACAGTTTCTGTTAATTATTCCCGCTGAGAAAAGAGAcatcttttaaaaattctgaTGAATAAATGAAGGTTGGAGGTGATTGTCTTACAGGCAGCAGACCATCACAGCGGAACAATTTCACCACAACTGACTAAAAATATGAcgttcaaaataaaattacttaaaaactatttttcttTGTGGTGTTGGTGAAATACTGAACAAATCTCATTTTTATCCAGTTTACTTTTATTGCATGAAGAATtcagaaaacagttttcttctaatttatttgttcttttccaTGTTTCCATGCGGTTTgtgttatattgtgttgtttctggttTAGGTGAACCATGCATTGAGTATGAGGGCGACTTCTTCACTCCACCTGAATTTGAGGACATTGCGGGGAAAAGCAGAgcaaagaaatggaaaacaagTATTCTCTGTAAGAGGAAACCTCTGCAGTATTATTTTGATGTaagtttttattctatttttaacatttttctgtggGTTTTGTTTGTTCAACATAAAGAATCGAACTAATTTATCACAGAAAGAGCTGCTGACCACGGTGGGATACCACAGGAGAAGGAGGGAATCAGCGAAGGTAACTGAACTCTGATTCAGACTTTATCAAACAGAATCACATCAGCTTGACAGAaataatatctttattttttgttgttcctGCAGCAAACCACAGCATCAGGTCGTGAGTCTCCGTTCAGTGACGAGGAATCAATTGCGAGCAAAAATGGCAGGTTTCAAAACATTCCAATGAGCTTCATTCACGAGTGGAAACAAAACCCACAGGGAGCAGGCAGCGGTTAACCAGAGTACAGAATCACAGACAACaaatagaagaaagaaaatgaaacaatacaaaaggttcaagaaataaaagtaaataaatgcacATAGCAGAAGAGAGCTCAGCCAGAAAATAAACCCTCTGAAGGTTTCTTTAACCATAACTTAAACCAGAATACGTTTTAAAACAGAGCAGTAGTAACTGAGAAGACGTTAAAGATGAAAACTTTGCTTCCAGACGGTGAGAACATGGTGATGCTGATAGAAGATAGCGAGGATGAAGCTGAAAATGACGGAAAGGCCAGAGACTCAGCTGAGAGTAAAGAAGAGCAAGATGAAGTGAAAACTGGAGAAATGAAAGACGAGGAGGTGACTGAAGTTGCTGATATCCATGTAGACAACGTTGCTACTGACGGTAAGGTTTCCTACAGGAAGCAGCTGGTTACTGGATGTAGTGTTGGTGTGTTCCTGTGTGAATAtcactcttcttctttttcagaaGTAATACAATCGATTGCAGCAGAATTTCATAAACAAATAGCACAGAAGAAACAACTAAAGGTAGCCCTCAAGAGGATTCAGCTGGTAAGATGGAGAGATGATCTTCTCTGATGCATCTCCAGACACCTCTGATGTTGTTACCACGCTAACATTGTAGCTTCAGGGTGGCTGGTCTCatggtttgtcttttttctgctcCCCATATGGATCTGAACAAGTCTGATGGTCCCcttatttcttttttagattCAAGATTAAATCTCTGCAGAATTAAAGACAATCAGTGAAACAAAAACCAACCAACTAACCGACTGACTAGCTAACTAACTAagtaactaactaactaactgaCTGAtcgactgactgactgactagCTAACTAAGTAACTAACTAAGTAACTGACTAACTAACtaaccagccagccagccaacATCTGTGGCTGTCCTCTACTGCGTTAGGAGCTGTAATAAATGtcaaagatggatgtagcatctggaTGTGAGGAAGGGATTTAGAGCTGCATTCTTCCTAATGACCAGCAGGGGAAGAAGACAAAGACTGCATTaaaagtctatgagaaaattatCTGACTTCTTACttgatttattttctcagtATTTATTATCCTAATGAGATTATCGCTAGTTTAAAGTCTCATTTAATACATCACGGTGTTAGTTTATAAAATAGTGTCCCGTTTAGAGGTAGATAACATTAAACAGAATGCTGTAGGGCGTGGCTGCCTTCATTACCTGTTTCAGAAGAACACAGCTGTAATTTATTCCACTCAGGGTGTGTCCTGATGCTGAGCAGCTCCTCAGACTGAGTCATTGTTCAGGCTGTAATGTTGATTTGAGATTTTCCTGCTTTGATAAGAAGTAAAAGTACCTACTATGTAAGAGGTTTAACTTGGACTTTCACATCAGTTTTGCCCTTCATGGACAGATATGCTTCATCTGCTTTCATTTTCTGGAGGTTTTATGTGCAGCTACCACCTCAAACTCTCCAAAACAGCCACACATCTTTTCccactttattttttaccaaCCATTCAAAGCAAATGCTGATTATTGGCTCTCTGAAAGATTAAACCAGTAAAATATAGTGAGTCCTACATCTGTGTTGTAAATGTCTTCTATCCCAAATACTAGGTAGTCAGCCCAGCAGAAGAGTCGCACTCCTGTACTCCACCTCAGACCAGAAGTGATGGTCAGACCAGCCCCATGGAGCTTCCAGAAGAAGGTTTGTGAATCTTAATATAGTAACTGTCCTAGCTAAGGAAACCCCCGTTTTACTGTGTGCATAATGTGATTAAACGAGTCCTGTCCTCTAGTGGTAACttgagttttatttgtgtttatttctaacagagtgtttgtgtgAGGATGAGGATGCTCACAGTGATAAGGAGGATGAACACAACAGTCCAGCAGCAGCCGCCGACTCTCCAGCTGCTCCTGCTGATTCTTCACAGATATCAGATCCTCTCCTCACTGCAGATGTTCCAGGTAAAGTATTCGCTAGTAATCACATTCAGGGAACGTCTTCTCTCAGTCTGCTAGCTGTATGTTagattaaaacaataaaaccatgATTTGATCACAGCTGCACAGAGGTTCAGTggtttcctgggatctttctgcatggagtctccgtgttctcctgtacatgtgtggcttttctccaggttctccagcttcctcccacagtccacaaacatgctggtTCTAAGCTGTCTGTAGTGTGTCCTTCCacattaaaaactgtttagaaaTGGTTGGTTAGTGGCTCAGATTCATAAAATCCCAGACCTCAGTCTGATAGGACATCTGTGGTTTGACCTATGAAGGTTCCATCTTacatctgctgctaacatcttggttcCTGATCCTACAGGACACCTCCAGAGCTTCACTGGGTTTGCTAATATGGCAGCAGCATGATGCAGCGTCTCAGAGCTCCTCATAGTTTCATCGTATTGTTTTCTGCAGCTGTACAGTGACTATAAAGGCCTGGAATCGAggtcttgttcagtttttgcctCGATGGGTCACACCTGTTGTAGCAGCATTAGTGGAACTCATGCAGTGTTAGACTGATGGTTTTAATTCTGTGGCTGATCAGTTCATGTTTCTAACTTTGCAGGCCCTTCAGCATCACCTCTGATTGTGCAGAATGAGGATCCAGGAGAGACGGATGTCCCCAGCTCTGGCCTCGATACAGCACAGTCCCAAGGGATAAAACAAGAGACGAGGTAAGGTCTAAAAGCCACATTATTTAAATCATAAAGGTGCTTAATGTAGTGGCACAGACTTAAAATAGTGTCCCTATAACAGCAGTCCCCAAAAACCCGAAGCCTCAGACTACAGTCCAGTGAAACCATCCCTTCATACCGGACCCTACATTCTGGAGACCTCCACCATTAAGACCTCAGACTACATTCAGGAGGAACCATCCCTTCATACTGGACCCTACATTCTGGAGACCTCCACCATTAAGACCTCAGATGATGTTCAGGAGGCCCCAACCATTAAGACCTGTCAGGAGGAACCATCCCTTAATGCTGGACCCTACATTCAGGAGGAACCAGCCAATCATCTACCATCAGGACCTTCTTTTGATGAAGACACAATAGACGTTGATCAACTGAagagagaaaaactaaaaatgcagttaaaagttttaaaattacAAGAGGAATATTACACATT
This genomic interval from Acanthochromis polyacanthus isolate Apoly-LR-REF ecotype Palm Island chromosome 2, KAUST_Apoly_ChrSc, whole genome shotgun sequence contains the following:
- the LOC110952426 gene encoding uncharacterized protein LOC110952426, which produces MKTLLPDGENMVMLIEDSEDEAENDGKARDSAESKEEQDEVKTGEMKDEEVTEVADIHVDNVATDEVIQSIAAEFHKQIAQKKQLKVALKRIQLVVSPAEESHSCTPPQTRSDGQTSPMELPEEECLCEDEDAHSDKEDEHNSPAAAADSPAAPADSSQISDPLLTADVPGPSASPLIVQNEDPGETDVPSSGLDTAQSQGIKQETSSPQKPEASDYSPVKPSLHTGPYILETSTIKTSDYIQEEPSLHTGPYILETSTIKTSDDVQEAPTIKTCQEEPSLNAGPYIQEEPANHLPSGPSFDEDTIDVDQLKREKLKMQLKVLKLQEEYYTLKIMKLKE
- the LOC110952435 gene encoding GTPase IMAP family member 7-like, whose protein sequence is MNPDSADDGTQGKEPLRIMLIGKSGAGKSSSGNTILNKKVFKSDMKLKRVTIHCEKEDGMVDDMPVSVIDTPGLFEKERNKDEIVREILQRVKLQEPGPHIFVFVINLGRMTQEDQDTNTLIEAMFGPRVWDYTIVLFTHGDRLENKSINDVITESDDNLRSFIRKCSGGFHVFNNKKPEDPSQVTTLLQKIQTLMALNGGSYYKTKLYPEKERRIREKQESILAERNHDISNKEKDLKEHFKGEELEVKIKEMWRKEEESSRKAAEKSSQSSYFMKVLIMLLLFMGLLVGWVLQLPAWSLLVVGVVLIWMLFKIYPTIPGKIWQLPKKTE